The Coregonus clupeaformis isolate EN_2021a chromosome 3, ASM2061545v1, whole genome shotgun sequence genome includes a region encoding these proteins:
- the LOC121539714 gene encoding rho-related GTP-binding protein RhoG, translating into MQTIKCVVVGDGAVGKTCLLISYTTNAFPEEYIPTVFDNYSAQMTVDGRSISLNLWDTAGQEEYDRLRTLSYPQTNVFVICFSIGSPSSHANVRHKWHPEVSHHCPSVPILLVGTKSDLRKDGETVKKLKEQGLAPTTKQQGNSMAKQIGAVKYMECSALTQEGVRDVFTEAVRAVLYPVTKKNAKKCVLL; encoded by the exons ATGCAGACCATAAAGTGTGTCGTGGTGGGGGACGGTGCTGTGGGTAAAACATGCCTCCTCATCTCCTACACCACCAACGCTTTCCCTGAGGAGTACATCCCCACCGTGTTCGACAACTACAgtgcccag atgACTGTAGACGGCCGCAGCATCAGCCTCAACCTGTGGGACACAGCCGGACAAGAGGAGTACGACCGCCTCCGCACTCTCTCCTACCCCCAGACCAACGTCTTCGTCATCTGTTTCTCCATCGGGAGTCCTTCATCCCATGCCAACGTCCGCCACAAGTGGCACCCGGAGGTGTCTCACCACTGCCCCAGCGTGCCCATCCTCTTAGTGGGGACCAAGAGTGACCTGAGGAAGGATGGGGAGACGGTGAAGAAGCTGAAGGAGCAGGGTTTAGCGCCCACCACAAAGCAACAGGGGAACAGCATGGCGAAGCAGATAGGAGCGGTGAAGTACATGGAGTGTTCTGCTCTGACGCAGGAAGGGGTCAGGGACGTGTTCACCGAGGCAGTACGGGCCGTGTTGTATCCCGTTACCAAAAAGAATGCCAAGAAGTGTGTACTGTTGTAA
- the LOC121539729 gene encoding FH2 domain-containing protein 1 — protein sequence MDTASRRRLRKLNWEQIPKEKVEGRKSVWSGAATEEEEFPIDLHSLDELFGQKDSKPQDRAGSLRRRSVLMRCSSPKDNTTDKVSLLDSKRSMNVGIFLRQFKTAAQEIVEDIRQGVGTRYGAEKLAELCKLLPDTDEEARLKRFKGERSVLGEPDLFMILLVEVPSFRLRLDSMILQEEFDSAVTSLCLAARCLREAARELLSCPELHSILRLVLKAGNYMNAGGYAGNAAGFRIPSLLKLADTKANKPGMNLLHFVAMEAVKKDQSLLSFPGQLGHVGPASRLCEESVVEDLSRLHSRVASLRISVQTEADIQQLTQPFLEVAEERLKEAEDEVEGMRMSSQALVQFFCEDDSTFKLEESCRVFHSFCLRFQRAVQENAEREQKEQKRMEREREMVEKRRSVAVCTDLDLGVALGRVSPLGTQENQNDLERTLENLSHNWNRRSLRTQENRRHSPHLQNFTSDLLQNTTSDLLQNTTSDLLQNTTSVPLQTSPHLHLSSSNLRNTSTHLQTSPGLPCPTYPSQERPSLGTETRTVPLVHQHQPVLETKRPHHEGTTQTQVSQPQHELTSNVTQTQCGRRFNVPQNRQDTIAYVTQTQHGIVTNVIESQLEPTARGTKTHHERTVDASPDQRVLTTKSMASPHRHSSTTTTAIPSVRRNTIGLRHRYGLEVTDPIPVSQANRTDTSVRDAVHQNPDLAQLTGSTVTQVTQQPFECQSESSMATDTPDSVQSQSQEAKGANETTPGSAGDLELMFSPEGGTTQQRETESASTPVEQSWLPPSLPELSPQRAQECPEVSSPERDGSYPRVGETLECHTLVRGLRSYDTLSPPPTPTTPLPRAPPSLCSKWRKERQAETPGAGARSPMGKEDSRSGRNSPVVRGGAKRGLVPRAGLPNNTGIHRVRFISKPETQTPTGPVPNPNLQTTPRSTHLASVRSASIRSSPITRPTTTQTEVKRSSSTRSERIQAGGENQQQAPGKPTLTRRASERAGLGLGPERERTSSTSTTSSTASSQPAFVRGSPLRVTKRLAPTSNSETQHSSQPRSTHSPSSAMAKTVRTAVIAAARTKTVKTNPGTEPSRAAVSACKTPTATRIPGPKMARPASSPMWK from the exons GGCTGCCCAGGAGATAGTTGAGGATATCCGGCAGGGGGTCGGGACCCGCTATGGggcagagaaactggccgagctCTGCAAACTGCTGCCTGACACCGACGAG GAGGCTCGTCTGAAGAGGTTCAAGGGAGAACGCAGTGTGCTTGGGGAGCCTGACCTCTTCATGATTCTGCTAGTGGAAGTCCCCAG CTTCCGTCTGCGTCTGGACTCCATGATCCTGCAGGAGGAGTTTGACTCCGCCgtgacctctctctgtctggcggCCAGATGTCTGAGGGAGGCGGCCAGAG agctgttGAGCTGTCCTGAGCTGCACTCCATCCTCCGTCTGGTTCTGAAGGCAGGAAACTACATGAACGCT GGTGGGTACGCAGGCAACGCAGCAGGGTTCCGAATCCCCTCTCTGCTCAAGCTGGCCGACACCAAAGCCAACAAGCCTGGCATGAACCTCCTGCACTTCGTGGCCATG GAAGCGGTGAAAAAGGACCAGAGTTTACTGTCGTTTCCTGGCCAACTAGGACATGTCGGCCCCGCCTCCAG GTTGTGTGAGGAGTCCGTAGTAGAGGATCTCTCCAGGCTCCACAGCCGTGTGGCATCCCTCAGGATCAGTGTCCAGACGGAGGCAGACATCCAGCAGCTCACACAGCCTTTCCTGGAG gtGGCAGAGGAGCGTCTGAAGGAGGCGGAGGATGAGGTGGAGGGGATGAGGATGTCCAGTCAGGCTCTGGTCCAGTTCTTCTGTGAGGATGACAGCACCTTTAAACTGGAGGAGTCCTGCAGGGTCTTCCACTCCTTTTGCCTTCGCTTCCAAAGAGCCGTACAG GAAAACGCAGAGCGGGAACAGAAGGAGCAGAAGCGGatggagcgagagcgagagatggtGGAGAAGCGTCGCTCCGTGGCTGTGTGTACAGATCTGGACCTGGGTGTGGCTCTGGGTCGGGTGTCCCCACTGGGAACCCAGGAGAACCAGAATGACCTAGAGAGAACCCTTGAGAACCTGAGCCACAACTGGAACCGGCGCAGCCTTAGAACCCAGGAGAACCGCAGGCACTCCCCCCACCTCCAGAACTTCACCTCCGACCTCCTCCAGAACACCACCTCCGACCTCCTCCAGAACACCACCTCCGACCTCCTCCAGAACACCACCTCCGTTCCTCTTCAGACATCCCCCCATCTCCACCTCAGCTCCTCCAACCTCCGTAATACCTCCACCCACCTCCAGACCTCTCCAGGGCTGCCCTGCCCCACCTACCCCAGCCAGGAGAGACCGTCCCTGGGGACAGAGACCAGGACAGTGCCCCTGGTCCATCAGCATCAACCAGTCCTGGAGACTAAGAGACCACATCATGAGGGGACAACTCAGACTCAAGTCTCACAACCGCAACATGAACTGACTTCTAACGTCACTCAAACCCAGTGTGGACGTAGATTCAATGTCCCCCAAAACAGGCAGGACACTATTGCCTATGTCACCCAAACCCAACATGGAATTGTTACTAACGTCATTGAAAGCCAACTTGAACCAACGGCTCGAGGGACTAAAACTCACCATGAACGGACAGTTGATGCCAGCCCGGACCAGCGTGTACTGACCACTAAGTCTATGGCCAGTCCTCATAGACACTCCTCCACTACCACTACTGCCATTCCCAGTGTGAGAAGAAATACCATTGGTCTTAGACACAGGTATGGCCTAGAGGTGACTGACCCTATCCCCGTTTCTCAGGCGAATCGCACAGACACCTCAGTCAGAGACGCAGTGCATCAGAACCCTGACCTCGCTCAGCTCACAGGGTCAACGGTCACTCAGGTGACTCAGCAGCCCTTTGAGTGCCAATCAGAATCATCCATGGCCACTGACACCCCAGACAGTGTCCAATCACAATCCCAGGAGGCTAAGGGAGCCAATGAGACCACACCAGGAAGTGCTGGTGACTTGGAGCTGATGTTTTCACCTGAGGGAGGAACAACCCAGCAGAGGGAAACAGAATCTGCCTCTACACCAGTGGAACAGAGCTGGCTGCCTCCCAGCCTACCAGAGCTGAGCCCACAGCGGGCACAGGAATGCCCAGAGGTCTCCAGCCCGGAGAGGGACGGGTCGTACCCACGTGTGGGCGAAACCCTTGAATGCCACACCCTGGTCCGAGGCCTGCGTTCCTACgacaccctatcccctcctcccacCCCCACCACACCCCTCCCCAGAGCCCCACCCAGCCTCTGCTCCAAGTGGAGGAAAGAGAGGCAGGCGGAGACTCCAGGGGCTGGTGCTAGGTCTCCAATGGGGAAAGAGGACTCTCGGAGCGGGAGGAACTCTCCTGTTGTCAGAGGAGGGGCTAAGCGGGGCTTGGTACCCCGTGCAGGTCTACCGAACAATACAGGCATCCATAGGGTGCGTTTTATTTCCAAACCAGAGACACAGACACCCACCGGCCCTGTTCCAAATCCTAATTTACAGACTACACCACGTTCCACTCATCTGGCGTCCGTGCGCAGCGCCTCCATACGCTCCTCCCCCATCACACGTCCTACTACTACCCAGACAGAGGTGAAACGGAGCAGTAGCACCAGGAGTGAGAGGATCCAGGCTGGGGGTGAGAACCAGCAGCAGGCCCCAGGGAAACCCACCTTGACCCGCCGGGCATcggagagagctgggctggggcttggaccagagagggagaggacttcTAGCACCAGCACCACTAGTAGTACAGctagcagccagccagcctttGTCAGAGGCTCCCCTCTCAGGGTGACCAAACGTCTCGCCCCCACCTCCAACTCTGAGACCCAACACTCCTCTCAGCCCCGCTCCACACACAGCCCATCCTCTGCTATGGCTAAAACCGTCCGTACAGCTGTTATAGCTGCGGCCAGGACTAAAACGGTCAAGACTAACCCTGGCACAGAGCCCTCTAGAGCtgctgtctctgcctgcaaaACCCCCACAGCAACACGGATACCTGGACCTAAAATGGCCCGTCCTGCCTCCTCGCCCATGTGGAAGTGA